In one window of Kitasatospora sp. MMS16-BH015 DNA:
- the alaS gene encoding alanine--tRNA ligase, whose protein sequence is MESAEIRRRWLRFYEERGHTVVPSASLVADDPTLLLVNAGMVPFKPYFLGEIKPQFTRATSVQKCVRTLDIEEVGKTTRHGSFFQMCGNFSFGDYFKEGAIKYAWELLTTSVADGGYGLEPEKLWITVYKDDDEAEQIWRDVIGVPAERIQRLGMKDNFWSMGVPGPCGPCSEINYDRGPAYGEEGGPAVNGERYMEIWNLVFMQYERGHGDGKDGFEILGDLPSKNIDTGLGLERLACILQDVDNLFEIDTSRMILDHAAELTGHTYGADHKSDVSLRVVTDHIRTALMLVGDGVTPGNEGRGYVLRRILRRAIRNMRLLGATEPVAQVLIDTAIKAMAPQYPELESERKRIETVVVAEEVAFLQTLKAGTNLLDTAVTETKQAGRAVLSGEQAFKLHDTYGFPIDLTLEMAEEQGLQVDESGFRRLMQEQRDRAKADAKAKKMGHADVAAYREVADKAGASVFTGYTATEGEATVVGLLVNGSPAPAASEGDEVEIVLDRTPFYAEGGGQLADHGRIRLDSGAVVEIRDVQQPVPGVVVHSGGVLFGEVVLGAAAYATIDVERRRAIARAHSATHLTHQALRDALGPTAAQAGSENAPGRFRFDFGSPAAVPGSVLTDVEQKINDVLTRELEVTAEVMTMDQARKAGAIAMFGEKYGDSVRVVTIGDFSKELCGGTHVGNTAQLGLVKLLGESSIGSGVRRVEALVGADAYKFLAREHTVVAQLTELVKGRPEELPEKISGMLAKLKDAEKEIERFRAEKVLAAAAGLASGAEDVQGVAVVAARVADGTGADELRKLVLDVRARLGSRPAVVAAFTVANDRPLTVIATNEDARGRGIKAGELVRVAAKTLGGGGGGKDDVAQGGGTNPGAVDEAIAAVRGLVAERAS, encoded by the coding sequence ATGGAGTCGGCAGAGATCCGCCGCCGCTGGCTGCGCTTCTACGAGGAGCGCGGCCACACCGTCGTACCGTCGGCCTCGCTGGTCGCCGACGACCCCACCCTGCTGCTCGTCAACGCCGGCATGGTGCCCTTCAAGCCGTACTTCCTCGGCGAGATCAAGCCGCAGTTCACCCGCGCCACCTCGGTCCAGAAGTGCGTCCGCACGCTGGACATCGAGGAGGTCGGCAAGACCACCCGGCACGGCTCGTTCTTCCAGATGTGCGGCAACTTCTCCTTCGGCGACTACTTCAAGGAAGGGGCCATCAAGTACGCGTGGGAGCTGCTCACCACCTCCGTCGCGGACGGTGGCTACGGCCTTGAGCCCGAGAAGCTCTGGATCACCGTCTACAAGGACGACGACGAGGCCGAGCAGATCTGGCGCGACGTCATCGGCGTGCCGGCCGAGCGCATCCAGCGCCTCGGCATGAAGGACAACTTCTGGTCGATGGGCGTGCCCGGCCCCTGCGGCCCGTGCTCGGAGATCAACTACGACCGCGGCCCCGCCTACGGCGAGGAGGGCGGCCCGGCCGTCAACGGCGAGCGGTACATGGAGATCTGGAACCTGGTCTTCATGCAGTACGAGCGCGGCCACGGCGACGGCAAGGACGGGTTCGAGATCCTCGGCGACCTGCCGAGCAAGAACATCGACACCGGCCTCGGCCTGGAGCGCCTGGCCTGCATCCTGCAGGACGTCGACAACCTCTTCGAGATCGACACCAGCCGGATGATCCTCGACCACGCCGCCGAGCTCACCGGCCACACCTACGGCGCCGACCACAAGTCGGACGTCTCGCTGCGCGTGGTCACCGACCACATCCGCACCGCGCTGATGCTGGTCGGCGACGGCGTCACCCCCGGCAACGAGGGCCGCGGCTACGTGCTGCGCCGCATCCTGCGCCGCGCGATCCGCAACATGCGCCTGCTGGGCGCCACCGAGCCGGTGGCCCAGGTGCTGATCGACACCGCGATCAAGGCGATGGCCCCGCAGTACCCGGAGCTGGAGTCCGAGCGCAAGCGGATCGAGACCGTCGTGGTCGCGGAGGAGGTCGCCTTCCTCCAGACCCTGAAGGCCGGCACCAACCTGCTGGACACCGCCGTCACCGAGACCAAGCAGGCCGGCCGCGCCGTGCTCTCGGGCGAGCAGGCGTTCAAGCTGCACGACACCTACGGCTTCCCCATCGACCTGACCCTGGAGATGGCCGAGGAGCAGGGCCTCCAGGTGGACGAGTCCGGCTTCCGCCGCCTGATGCAGGAGCAGCGGGACCGCGCCAAGGCCGACGCCAAGGCGAAGAAGATGGGCCACGCCGACGTGGCCGCCTACCGCGAGGTGGCGGACAAGGCCGGTGCCTCCGTCTTCACCGGGTACACCGCCACCGAGGGCGAGGCCACCGTCGTCGGCCTGCTCGTCAACGGCTCGCCGGCCCCGGCCGCGAGCGAGGGCGACGAGGTCGAGATCGTGCTCGACCGCACCCCGTTCTACGCCGAGGGCGGCGGCCAGCTGGCCGACCACGGCCGGATCCGGCTGGACTCGGGCGCGGTCGTGGAGATCCGCGACGTGCAGCAGCCGGTGCCGGGCGTCGTGGTGCACTCCGGCGGCGTGCTCTTCGGTGAGGTCGTGCTCGGCGCCGCCGCGTACGCCACCATCGACGTGGAGCGCCGCCGGGCGATCGCCCGCGCCCACTCGGCCACCCACCTGACCCACCAGGCGCTGCGCGACGCGCTCGGCCCCACCGCCGCCCAGGCCGGTTCGGAGAACGCCCCGGGCCGCTTCCGCTTCGACTTCGGCTCGCCCGCCGCCGTGCCCGGCAGCGTGCTGACCGACGTGGAGCAGAAGATCAACGACGTGCTGACCCGCGAGCTGGAGGTCACCGCCGAGGTCATGACGATGGACCAGGCCCGCAAGGCCGGCGCCATCGCGATGTTCGGCGAGAAGTACGGCGACTCGGTCCGCGTGGTCACCATCGGCGACTTCTCCAAGGAGCTGTGCGGTGGCACCCACGTGGGCAACACCGCCCAGCTGGGCCTGGTGAAGCTGCTCGGCGAGTCCTCGATCGGCTCCGGCGTGCGCCGGGTCGAGGCGCTGGTCGGCGCCGACGCCTACAAGTTCCTGGCCCGTGAGCACACCGTGGTGGCCCAGCTGACCGAGCTGGTCAAGGGCCGCCCGGAGGAGCTGCCGGAGAAGATCTCCGGCATGCTCGCCAAGCTCAAGGACGCGGAGAAGGAGATCGAGCGCTTCCGCGCGGAGAAGGTCCTCGCGGCCGCCGCCGGGCTCGCCTCCGGTGCCGAGGACGTCCAGGGCGTGGCCGTGGTCGCCGCCCGGGTCGCCGACGGCACCGGTGCGGACGAGCTGCGCAAGCTGGTGCTCGACGTCCGTGCCCGCCTGGGCTCGCGCCCGGCCGTGGTCGCCGCCTTCACCGTGGCGAACGACCGCCCGCTGACCGTGATCGCCACCAACGAGGACGCGCGCGGGCGCGGCATTAAGGCCGGCGAGCTGGTCCGCGTCGCGGCCAAGACCCTCGGCGGCGGCGGTGGCGGCAAGGACGACGTGGCCCAGGGCGGTGGCACCAACCCGGGTGCCGTGGACGAGGCGATCGCCGCCGTCCGTGGCCTGGTCGCGGAGCGCGCCAGCTGA
- a CDS encoding DUF6167 family protein: MVRRIFWMAVGAGATVWAMNKANEAVHRLTPDSLSGTAARGALQLGDAAKRFAADVRAGMTEREEQLRSDLGLDGTAVLEPRRAPRRDARYRAISAAPGSPAVALPPAQRVTKAIAPTPRQPRELPGGTTNQEDL, from the coding sequence ATGGTACGCCGGATCTTCTGGATGGCCGTCGGCGCCGGGGCCACCGTGTGGGCGATGAACAAGGCGAACGAGGCGGTGCACCGGCTCACCCCGGACAGCCTCTCGGGCACCGCCGCGCGCGGCGCCCTCCAGCTGGGTGACGCGGCCAAGCGCTTCGCGGCCGACGTGCGCGCCGGGATGACCGAGCGCGAGGAGCAGCTGCGCAGCGACCTCGGTCTGGACGGCACCGCCGTCCTCGAGCCGCGCCGGGCACCCCGGCGCGACGCCCGGTACCGAGCTATCTCGGCGGCGCCGGGCTCGCCCGCCGTCGCCCTGCCCCCCGCTCAGCGCGTCACCAAGGCCATCGCACCCACGCCCCGGCAGCCCCGAGAGCTGCCCGGCGGCACCACCAACCAGGAGGACCTGTAA
- a CDS encoding DUF948 domain-containing protein — MSVGELAGLLVAVFWAVLVTLLAVVLVRLSKVLREAAVLVTEVTERAVPLLTEAGQAVRSANEQLERVDEITANVQDAAANANALSSTVAATIGGPLVKVAAFSYGVRKAVGRQQAGLTLPQQGSEREELARLIRAEVRAATAPRGGLLARVRRAVRG, encoded by the coding sequence GTGTCCGTGGGAGAGCTGGCCGGCCTGCTGGTCGCCGTGTTCTGGGCGGTCCTGGTCACGCTGCTCGCCGTGGTGCTGGTGCGGCTCTCCAAGGTGCTGCGGGAGGCCGCCGTGCTGGTCACCGAGGTGACCGAGCGGGCCGTGCCGCTGCTCACCGAGGCCGGGCAGGCCGTGCGCAGCGCCAACGAGCAGCTGGAGCGGGTGGACGAGATCACCGCCAACGTGCAGGACGCCGCCGCCAACGCCAACGCGCTCTCCTCCACCGTCGCTGCGACCATCGGCGGCCCGCTGGTCAAGGTGGCCGCGTTCAGCTACGGCGTGCGCAAGGCCGTCGGCCGTCAGCAGGCCGGGCTGACGCTGCCCCAGCAGGGCAGCGAGCGCGAGGAGCTGGCCCGGCTGATCCGGGCCGAGGTGCGCGCGGCCACCGCGCCGCGCGGCGGGCTGCTGGCCCGCGTCCGCCGAGCCGTGAGGGGCTGA
- a CDS encoding AAA family ATPase, which translates to MSSDQATTTATTPGRLPAELTTFVGRSPELAALQSLLTRTRLVTVTGPGGVGKTRLALRAAAALTQPAAPAAPAYPATAGTSGLPAGPFTDTPPSPVSDPLLFPDGVRVVEVSAVQHDLLLGHAVQEALRLTDSTTRPPLEVLAERLADRRLLIVLDGCEHLVAACAELVEELLRAAPGVRVLATSREALQAAGEHLLPVTPLPLPEAARLFTDRATAVLPGFTPDDAVEPLCRRLDGIPLAVELAAGRLRTLSVEQITHRLDDRFALLTGGARTAPLRHQTLRTTIGWSHELCTPQERLLWARLAVFAGAFDLDAAEYVCAGDGLATEQVLDLLGELVAKSVLLRESAPDGGVRFRLLDTLREYGGQWLRATGEERRLRSRHRDWYLGLASWGEAEWFGPHQAETAERTRLAHPNLRAALEFSLAEPGEEQQALLLAGTLWYYWVGSGHLGEGRHWLDRALALAPEPTRARAKALWVTGYMATLQGDLARARPALAECRRQAVDTGDDRALAYAVHRQGCAALIGDEPARAAVLFEEALTLYDRIGELNSNVLMAMFELGVACLFQGDEEGARHWLDRVREICERHGEQWAYAYALYALAYARWQTGELRPARAYARECVRLNHLFRDLLGVVLALDVLALLQTEGPEADLVEARVLQGAAHRLWQAVGTPFFGSRSFNGPYRECESRARTGLTELEFAEAFTRGAALDLDEAVARALGA; encoded by the coding sequence GTGTCCAGCGACCAGGCGACCACCACCGCCACCACCCCGGGCCGGCTGCCCGCCGAGCTCACCACCTTCGTCGGCCGCTCCCCCGAACTCGCCGCCCTCCAGAGCCTGTTGACCCGCACCCGCCTGGTCACCGTGACCGGCCCGGGCGGCGTCGGCAAGACCCGCCTGGCGCTGCGGGCTGCCGCCGCCCTGACCCAACCGGCCGCCCCCGCCGCCCCCGCGTACCCGGCCACCGCGGGCACGTCCGGCCTCCCGGCGGGCCCCTTCACCGACACACCCCCCTCCCCCGTCTCGGACCCCCTCCTGTTCCCCGACGGGGTCCGCGTGGTCGAGGTCTCCGCCGTGCAGCACGACCTGCTCCTCGGCCACGCCGTGCAGGAGGCGCTCCGGCTCACCGACAGCACCACCCGGCCACCGCTGGAGGTGCTGGCCGAGCGGCTGGCCGACCGGCGGCTGCTGATCGTGCTCGACGGGTGCGAGCACCTGGTGGCGGCCTGCGCCGAGCTGGTCGAGGAGCTGCTGCGGGCCGCGCCGGGCGTGCGGGTGCTGGCCACCAGCCGCGAGGCGCTCCAGGCGGCCGGCGAGCACCTGCTGCCGGTCACCCCGCTGCCGCTGCCCGAGGCGGCCCGGCTCTTCACCGACCGGGCCACCGCCGTGCTGCCCGGGTTCACCCCCGACGACGCCGTGGAGCCGCTCTGCCGCCGGCTGGACGGCATCCCGCTGGCCGTGGAGCTGGCCGCCGGCCGGCTGCGCACCCTCTCCGTCGAGCAGATCACCCACCGCCTGGACGACCGCTTCGCCCTGCTCACCGGCGGCGCCCGCACCGCCCCGCTGCGCCACCAGACCCTGCGCACCACGATCGGCTGGAGCCACGAGCTCTGCACCCCGCAGGAGCGGCTGCTCTGGGCCCGGCTGGCGGTCTTCGCCGGCGCCTTCGACCTGGACGCGGCCGAGTACGTCTGCGCGGGCGACGGCCTGGCCACCGAGCAGGTGCTCGACCTGCTGGGCGAGCTGGTGGCCAAGTCCGTGCTGCTGCGCGAGTCGGCCCCGGACGGCGGGGTGCGGTTCCGGCTGCTGGACACCCTGCGCGAGTACGGCGGCCAGTGGCTGCGCGCCACCGGCGAGGAGCGCCGGCTGCGCAGCCGGCACCGCGACTGGTACCTGGGCCTGGCCTCCTGGGGCGAGGCCGAGTGGTTCGGCCCGCACCAGGCCGAGACGGCGGAACGGACCCGCCTGGCCCACCCGAACCTGCGCGCCGCGCTGGAGTTCAGTCTGGCCGAGCCCGGCGAGGAGCAGCAGGCCCTGCTGCTGGCGGGCACCCTCTGGTACTACTGGGTCGGCTCCGGCCACCTCGGCGAGGGCCGGCACTGGCTGGACCGGGCCCTGGCGCTCGCCCCCGAGCCGACCCGGGCCCGCGCCAAGGCGCTCTGGGTCACCGGCTACATGGCCACCCTCCAGGGCGACCTGGCCCGGGCCCGCCCGGCCCTGGCCGAGTGCCGCCGCCAGGCGGTGGACACCGGGGACGACCGGGCGCTGGCCTACGCGGTGCACCGGCAGGGCTGCGCCGCGCTGATCGGCGACGAGCCGGCCCGGGCCGCGGTGCTCTTCGAGGAGGCGCTGACCCTCTACGACCGGATCGGCGAGCTCAACTCCAACGTCCTGATGGCGATGTTCGAGCTCGGCGTGGCCTGCCTCTTCCAGGGCGACGAGGAGGGCGCCCGGCACTGGCTGGACAGGGTGAGGGAGATCTGCGAGCGGCACGGCGAGCAGTGGGCCTACGCGTACGCCCTCTACGCCCTGGCCTACGCCCGCTGGCAGACGGGCGAGCTGCGCCCGGCCCGGGCATACGCGCGCGAGTGCGTCCGGCTCAACCACCTCTTCCGCGATCTGCTCGGGGTGGTGCTCGCCCTGGACGTGCTGGCCCTGCTCCAGACCGAGGGCCCGGAGGCCGATCTGGTCGAGGCCCGGGTGCTCCAGGGCGCGGCGCACCGCCTCTGGCAGGCCGTCGGCACCCCGTTCTTCGGCTCCCGCAGCTTCAACGGCCCCTACCGCGAGTGCGAGTCCCGGGCCCGCACCGGCCTGACCGAGCTGGAGTTCGCCGAGGCCTTCACCCGCGGCGCCGCCCTCGACCTGGACGAGGCCGTCGCCCGCGCGCTCGGCGCCTAG
- the rpsD gene encoding 30S ribosomal protein S4, whose product MANQKRPKVKIARALGIPLTPKSVKYFEARPYPPGQHGRGRKQNSDYKVRLTEKQRLRAQYDLSEKQMARAFESAKKVEGKTGEALVALLETRLDALVLRSGIARTIYQARQMVVHGHIEVNGSKVNKPSFLMKPGYVVTVRERSKEKVPFQVAREGGYAGEGQTPKYLEVNLKALAFRLDRTPLRREIPVICDEQLVVEYYSR is encoded by the coding sequence ATGGCGAACCAGAAGCGCCCCAAGGTCAAGATTGCCCGTGCCCTGGGCATTCCGCTGACCCCGAAGTCCGTCAAGTACTTCGAGGCGCGCCCGTACCCGCCCGGCCAGCACGGCCGTGGCCGCAAGCAGAACTCTGACTACAAGGTCCGTCTGACCGAGAAGCAGCGTCTGCGCGCCCAGTACGACCTGAGCGAGAAGCAGATGGCTCGCGCCTTCGAGTCCGCCAAGAAGGTCGAGGGCAAGACCGGTGAGGCGCTCGTCGCCCTGCTGGAGACCCGTCTCGACGCCCTGGTCCTGCGTTCGGGCATCGCCCGCACCATCTACCAGGCCCGCCAGATGGTCGTCCACGGCCACATCGAGGTCAACGGCAGCAAGGTCAACAAGCCGTCGTTCCTGATGAAGCCGGGCTACGTCGTCACCGTGCGTGAGCGTAGCAAGGAGAAGGTCCCGTTCCAGGTCGCCCGTGAGGGTGGCTACGCGGGCGAGGGCCAGACCCCGAAGTACCTCGAGGTCAACCTCAAGGCCCTGGCGTTCCGCCTGGACCGCACCCCGCTCCGCCGCGAGATCCCCGTGATCTGCGACGAGCAGCTGGTCGTCGAGTACTACTCGCGCTGA
- a CDS encoding replication-associated recombination protein A — translation MEPDLFTAAAEDRQAAEPGRAPLAVRMRPRTLDEVAGQRQLLKEGSPLRRLVASTRGPAATSSVILWGPPGTGKTTLAHVISQAVEGRFVELSAITAGVKEVRAVIDGARRAVGMSGKETVLFLDEIHRFSKAQQDSLLPAVENRWVTLIAATTENPYFSVISPLLSRSLLLTLQSLTDEDIRTLLRRAVADERGLGGSVELTAEAEDHLVRLAGGDARRSLTTLEAAAGAAIEQGSAQITLAITETAVNQAAVRYDKDGDQHYDVASALIKSIRGSDVDATLHYLARMIEAGEDPRFIARRLMISASEDIGLADPTALQTAVAAAQAVALIGFPEARIILSQAAIALALAPKSNAAYLAIDAALADVRQGLAGAVPPHLRDAHYGGAGKLGHGKGYRYPHDLPGGIAAQQYAPDSVHGKEYYQPTRHGGEARYADVVEWTRGKLRGQ, via the coding sequence GTGGAACCCGACCTCTTCACCGCCGCCGCCGAGGACCGCCAGGCCGCCGAGCCCGGCCGGGCCCCGCTGGCCGTGCGGATGCGTCCCCGCACCCTCGACGAGGTGGCCGGCCAGCGGCAGCTGCTCAAGGAGGGCTCGCCGCTGCGCCGCCTGGTGGCGAGCACCCGCGGCCCGGCCGCGACCAGCTCGGTGATCCTCTGGGGCCCGCCCGGCACCGGCAAGACCACGCTGGCCCACGTGATCAGCCAGGCCGTCGAGGGCCGGTTCGTCGAGCTCTCCGCGATCACCGCCGGGGTCAAGGAGGTGCGCGCCGTGATCGACGGCGCCCGCCGGGCCGTCGGCATGAGCGGCAAGGAGACCGTCCTCTTCCTGGACGAGATCCACCGCTTCTCCAAGGCCCAGCAGGATTCGCTGCTGCCCGCGGTGGAGAACCGCTGGGTCACCCTGATCGCCGCCACCACCGAGAACCCGTACTTCTCGGTGATCTCCCCGCTGCTCTCCCGCTCGCTGCTGCTCACCCTGCAGTCGCTCACCGACGAGGACATCCGCACGCTGCTGCGCCGCGCGGTGGCCGACGAGCGCGGCCTGGGCGGCTCGGTGGAGCTGACCGCGGAGGCCGAGGACCACCTGGTCCGGCTGGCCGGCGGGGACGCCCGGCGCTCGCTCACCACGCTGGAGGCGGCGGCCGGCGCCGCGATCGAGCAGGGCTCGGCCCAGATCACCCTGGCGATCACCGAGACGGCCGTCAACCAGGCCGCCGTGCGCTACGACAAGGACGGCGACCAGCACTACGACGTGGCCAGCGCCCTGATCAAGTCGATCCGGGGCAGCGACGTGGACGCCACCCTGCACTACCTGGCCCGGATGATCGAGGCGGGCGAGGACCCGCGGTTCATCGCCCGCCGCCTGATGATCTCCGCCAGCGAGGACATCGGCCTGGCCGACCCGACGGCCCTGCAGACGGCGGTGGCCGCCGCCCAGGCGGTGGCCCTGATCGGCTTCCCCGAGGCCCGGATCATCCTCTCCCAGGCCGCCATCGCGCTGGCGCTCGCGCCCAAGTCCAACGCGGCCTACCTGGCGATCGACGCGGCCCTGGCCGACGTCCGCCAGGGCCTGGCCGGGGCCGTCCCGCCGCACCTGCGGGACGCGCACTACGGCGGCGCGGGCAAGCTGGGCCACGGCAAGGGCTACCGGTACCCGCACGACCTGCCCGGCGGGATCGCCGCCCAGCAGTACGCGCCGGACTCCGTGCACGGCAAGGAGTACTACCAGCCGACCAGGCACGGCGGCGAGGCCCGGTACGCGGACGTGGTGGAGTGGACCAGGGGCAAGCTCAGGGGCCAGTGA
- a CDS encoding VOC family protein, translating into MPVRRLNHAVLWIREVDRSVAFYTELFGFKVDHLIPGRAAFLSAQETLNDHDLGLFAIGADAPGPEQGRVGLYHLAWEVGTLGELAEIGQQLAERGALVGATDHLVSKSFYAKDPDGNEFELMWRVPREDWPAEGTDARPGALDLAAALSRWGADLATGAAAGSAT; encoded by the coding sequence ATGCCCGTCCGCCGTCTCAACCACGCCGTGCTCTGGATCCGCGAGGTCGACCGCTCGGTCGCGTTCTACACCGAGCTGTTCGGCTTCAAGGTGGACCACCTGATCCCCGGCCGGGCCGCCTTCCTGAGCGCCCAGGAGACCCTCAACGACCACGACCTCGGCCTGTTCGCGATCGGCGCCGACGCCCCGGGCCCGGAGCAGGGCCGGGTCGGCCTCTACCACCTGGCCTGGGAGGTCGGCACCCTCGGCGAGCTGGCCGAGATCGGGCAGCAGCTCGCCGAGCGCGGCGCGCTGGTCGGGGCCACCGACCACCTGGTCTCCAAGTCCTTCTACGCCAAGGACCCGGACGGCAACGAGTTCGAGCTGATGTGGCGCGTCCCCCGCGAGGACTGGCCCGCCGAGGGCACCGACGCCCGCCCTGGCGCCCTCGACCTCGCGGCCGCCCTCAGCCGCTGGGGCGCCGACCTGGCCACCGGCGCGGCGGCCGGCTCCGCCACCTGA
- a CDS encoding antibiotic biosynthesis monooxygenase, producing the protein MYVRTIYLTGDPGLVDKTVDGLKAEAVGLLAARPGYRGFSVFTDRGLGKIMLGSWWESQEAERASFAELTGRRDELLAAFEGTVTVDVWEAASAQRGSAQAGAFRLVRLEFDPAGADRLVSSYQDRAVPGLETLDGFVGGALLIDRARGQGSVGALFRDRAALEASRGPQAAIRAKATVAAGVRVRSLEEFDVALLDRPA; encoded by the coding sequence ATGTACGTCCGCACCATCTATCTGACCGGTGATCCGGGCCTGGTCGACAAGACGGTCGACGGCCTGAAGGCCGAGGCCGTCGGGCTGCTGGCCGCGCGGCCCGGGTACCGGGGGTTCAGCGTCTTCACGGACCGTGGGCTCGGCAAGATCATGCTCGGCTCCTGGTGGGAGAGCCAGGAGGCCGAGCGGGCGAGCTTCGCCGAGCTCACGGGCCGGCGCGACGAACTGCTCGCCGCCTTCGAGGGGACGGTGACGGTCGACGTCTGGGAGGCCGCCTCGGCCCAGCGGGGCAGTGCGCAGGCCGGTGCGTTCCGGCTGGTCCGGCTCGAGTTCGACCCGGCCGGGGCCGACCGGCTGGTGAGCTCCTACCAGGACCGGGCGGTGCCCGGTCTGGAGACCCTCGACGGGTTCGTCGGCGGCGCGCTGCTGATCGACCGGGCCCGGGGTCAGGGCAGCGTGGGCGCGCTCTTCCGCGACCGGGCCGCCCTGGAGGCCTCGCGCGGACCGCAGGCGGCGATCCGGGCGAAGGCCACGGTCGCCGCCGGGGTCAGGGTGCGCTCCCTGGAGGAGTTCGACGTGGCCCTGCTCGACCGGCCGGCCTGA
- the ppk2 gene encoding polyphosphate kinase 2: MAKDAERLSKKVYERELLRLQSELVKLQEWVRAEGVRLVVVFEGRDAAGKGGAIKRVTEYLNPRVARIAALPAPTERQRGQWYFQRYVEQLPAAGEIVLFDRSWYNRAGVERVMGFCTELEYQQFLHQCPTFERMLIEAGIQLRKYWFSVSDIEQERRFRSRLEDPMRRWKLSPMDTESISRWEDYSRAKDEMFVHTDLPESPWNVVESDDKKRARINMIAHLLSTLPYKDVSKPPVSLPPRPPATGYQRPPRDLQKYVPDHAAQL, from the coding sequence ATGGCCAAGGACGCGGAGCGGCTGTCCAAGAAGGTGTACGAGCGGGAGCTGCTGCGGCTGCAGAGCGAGCTGGTGAAGCTCCAGGAGTGGGTCCGGGCCGAGGGAGTCCGCCTGGTGGTGGTCTTCGAGGGCCGGGACGCGGCCGGCAAGGGCGGCGCGATCAAGCGCGTCACCGAGTACCTCAACCCGCGCGTGGCCCGGATCGCGGCGCTGCCGGCGCCGACCGAGCGCCAGCGCGGGCAGTGGTACTTCCAGCGGTACGTGGAGCAGCTGCCCGCCGCCGGGGAGATCGTGCTGTTCGACCGGTCCTGGTACAACCGGGCCGGGGTGGAGCGGGTGATGGGCTTCTGCACCGAGCTCGAGTACCAGCAGTTCCTGCACCAGTGCCCGACCTTCGAGCGGATGCTGATCGAGGCCGGCATCCAGCTCCGCAAGTACTGGTTCTCGGTGAGCGACATCGAGCAGGAGCGCCGCTTCCGCTCGCGCTTGGAGGACCCGATGCGGCGGTGGAAGCTCTCGCCGATGGACACCGAGTCGATCAGCCGCTGGGAGGACTACTCCCGGGCCAAGGACGAGATGTTCGTCCACACCGACCTGCCCGAGTCCCCGTGGAACGTGGTGGAGAGCGACGACAAGAAGCGGGCCCGGATCAACATGATCGCCCACCTGCTCTCCACCCTCCCGTACAAGGACGTGTCCAAGCCCCCCGTCTCGCTGCCCCCGCGCCCGCCGGCCACCGGCTACCAACGCCCCCCGCGCGACCTGCAGAAGTACGTGCCGGACCACGCGGCGCAGCTGTAG
- a CDS encoding GNAT family N-acetyltransferase: protein MTVTTRVELPEDAPATRRVHMAAFPGPDEADLVDALRRDPAWLPALSVVAVEEGGLVVGHALLTRLQVGDGWALALAPVAVAPEWQRKGVGRQLVLAALAAAAEADERLVVVVGDQRYYTRFGFTPAFERGITADFPPEHVHALALVEGELPQGHCRYPEPFGAV, encoded by the coding sequence ATGACCGTCACGACGAGAGTCGAGCTGCCCGAGGACGCCCCCGCCACCAGACGGGTGCACATGGCGGCCTTCCCCGGGCCCGACGAGGCCGATCTGGTCGACGCGCTCCGGCGGGACCCGGCCTGGCTGCCGGCCCTCTCGGTGGTGGCGGTGGAGGAGGGCGGGCTGGTGGTCGGCCACGCGCTGCTCACCCGGCTCCAGGTCGGCGACGGCTGGGCCCTGGCCCTGGCGCCGGTGGCGGTGGCCCCCGAGTGGCAGCGCAAGGGGGTCGGCAGGCAGCTGGTGCTGGCCGCGCTGGCCGCCGCCGCCGAGGCCGACGAGCGCCTGGTGGTCGTGGTCGGCGACCAGCGCTACTACACCCGGTTCGGCTTCACCCCGGCCTTCGAACGCGGCATCACCGCCGACTTCCCGCCCGAGCACGTGCACGCCCTCGCCCTGGTCGAGGGCGAGCTGCCGCAGGGCCACTGCCGCTACCCCGAACCGTTCGGCGCGGTCTGA